The genomic region AGGTCATATAATTTGCTTTTTTACCTCGCGAACCGAAGCACACCGTGAGGTTACTGAACAATGGCTTCAAAAACACGGCTTCCGGTATCACAGTATCCTGATGGGTAAACCGCGTGGCGGCAACTACCACTGGATCGACAATCATTTAGTTAAAGCAACCCGCTACAACGGTAAGTTTACCGATCTTGTAGATAAAGAGGTTGTAATTCAGGTTTTCAAAGATTAATGCTACAAATGAAAAAACACAATTTCAGTGCAGGTCCCTGCATTTTACCACAAGAAGTATTTCAAAAAGCCTCCGAAGCCGTTTTAGATTTTAACGGTACCGGTTTATCCGTATTAGAAATTTCACATCGTAGCAAAGAATTTGTCGCCGTAATGGAAGAAGCCCGTGCGTTGGCACTCGATCTTTTAGGACTTAGCGGAAAAGGCTATCACGCTGTATTTTTACAAGGCGGCGCCAGTATGGAATTCCTGCGCGTTCCCTACAACTTGATGACCGTAAACGGTAAAGCGGCCTACCTTGACACCGGAACCTGGGCGAGCGGTGCGATTAAAGAAGCCAAAGCTTTTGGTGAAACCACAGTAGTCGCTTCCTCCAAACCTGAAAATTATAATTATATCCCGAAAACATTCGAAATTCCGACCGATGCCGATTATTTTCACTGTACGAGCAACAATACAATATACGGTACGCAAATGAACTCCTTTCCGGAAACCAATGTTCCGTTGGTCTGCGACATGAGTTCCGATATCTTTTCCCGTACACTGGACTTTTCAAAATTTGATCTGATTTATGCCGGAGCGCAAAAAAATATGGGCCCTGCCGGAACAACATTAGTTGTGATCAAAGAAGGTCTGCTAAATAAAACCGGACGATCCATTCCCAATATCCTAAACTACCAACAGCATATCGACAAAGAGAGCATGTACAATACGCCTCCTGTTTTTGCGGTTTACACCTCGTTGCTAACGCTGAAATGGTTGCAAAATCTGGGCGGAATTCCGGCTATCGAAAAAATAAACGAAGCAAAAGCAGCGCTGTTATATAACGAAATCGACCGTAATCCTTTGTTTAAAGGAACGGCTGCGACAGAAGATCGTTCGAAAATGAATGCTACTTTTTTACTCGAAAACGAAGCCCATACAGCACTTTTCGACAATTTATGGAAAAACGCCGGTGTATCCGGACTCAACGGACACCGTTCCGTGGGTGGTTACCGCGCATCGATGTACAACGCTTTACCATTGGAAAGCGTACAGGTTTTAGTCGACGCCATGAAAGAATTAGAACGAATTGCCTAACGAATTTAATGACACCCAACATATGAAAGTATTAGCGAACGACGGTCTGTCTCAAAGCGGTATCAAGGCTTTGGAAGCAGGCGGTTTTGAAGTAATCACGACCAAAGTAGCCCAGGAACAGGTTGCCAATTATATCAACAAACATCTAATCGACGTAGTATTAGTGCGCAGTGCCACTAAAATACGAAAAGACATCATCGACAGCTGTCCGACCTTAAAAGTGATTGGTCGCGGCGGTGTTGGAATGGATAATATCGACGTGGCTTATGCCCGTGAAAAAGGATTACATGTCATCAATACTCCGGCAGCCTCTTCCGAATCGGTGGCCGAACTTGTTTTTGCCCATCTGTTTTCCGGAGCGCGCTTTTTGCACGATGCCAATCGGAATATGCCTTTGGATGGCGATACGCAGTTTAACAGCCTGAAAAAAGCCTATGCCAACGGAATCGAATTACGCGGCAAAACGATCGGAATTATCGGTTTCGGACGTATTGGCCGTGAAGTGGCTCGTATGGCCTTAGGTTTGGGTATGAAAGTCATTGCTACTGATAAATATGTGGAAGAAGCAACCATTAAAGTCGACTTCTACAATGGTCAGTTTATCAATGTCGACATCGAAACGGAACCAATGGAAGATGTGTTACGTCATTCGGATTTTATCAGCTTACACGTTCCTGCTCAGGACGATTACATTATCGGGAAAGCCGAATTTGACCTGATGAAACAGGATGTCGGTATCATTAATTGTGCCCGTGGTGGTGTGATCGACGAAGTGGCACTTATTGACGCTTTGGAAGACGAAAAAGTACTCTTTGCCGGATTGGATGTTTTTGAAGAAGAACCCACTCCTGCCATTCAGGTATTGATGCATCCAAAGATTTCCCTAACGCCGCATATCGGAGCAGCCACACTGGAAGCACAGGAGCGTATCGGAACCGAACTGGCCGAACAGATTATCAGTTTATTAAAAAATGATGCCTAATCAGGGCAATTGTTTTTTTGCGTACATTTGATAAGCAACTCTAAATCAAACGCTATGCTCGAACAATTAACGCAATTAGTACAGCAATATGGTGGTGAAGCCATAGTTAAAAACGAGGCTATCCCGAACGAATTAAACCAGGAAGTCATGCAACAAGCCGGAAGTTCGATCTTTAGCGGACTGCAAAAAATGGCTTCCGAAGGAAATATGGATCAATTAGCCGGGCTGTTTCAGGGTAATAATGCCGCATCGGATTCCAATCCGGTGGTACAACAATTATCCGAGCAACTTACCGGTGATCTGGGACAAAAATTCGGATTGAGCACGGAAGCCGCTTCGGGTGTGGCCGGTAGTTTGATTCCAAATGTCCTAGGTTCGTTGATCAATAAAGCAAAAGACCCGAGCCAGAAAGGTTTTGAAATTTCCGATATTGTAAATTCAATTTCCGGTGGAAACGGTAGCTCCGGACTTATGGATGCCATTTCCAAATATGGCGGACAATTTGGTTTGGATCAGAACAACGACGGAAAAGTGGATATGAGCGACGCCATGGCAGCCGTAACCAAAAAAGGCGGAATTGGCGGAATTTTTGGAAAACTTTTCGGAAGATAAAATCATATCATTTTATAGAAAGCCGGGTAATCACCCGGCTTTTTTTTGTTAAAAACAGTGGCTATCCTACACATTTTTAGTATTTTTATAGGAAAACAATCCTATGAAAAAGCTTCTTTACTCCGGAATTTTGTTTTTCCTGATTGTTCTCTGGAGTTGTAATACACCCAGACCCGTTACCGCGGCCGATCGCGCCGAAATTGATCCGACAGCTACAACGAATGACACCATTCGTATCGCTAATGACGAATTGCAATACGAGATCATCATTATCGATCCCGGTTTTAATTCCTGGCTAATTGCCAGAGCCAAACCAAGAGGTTTTTATGATCAAAAATATCTGGAGGTGCGGAATCTTGATTGGGTAACCGGATGGAATACCCACGTTACAGGTTTAAAGCCGGGACAAGAGAATTTATTTACCATGAACATCGATTATAACAGTGGTACCGATTATGGTTATGAAGTGAACTATTTACTCTATAATTATTTAGTCTATTTCCAATTAAAAAACAATATTCGCCTCGGAGGCTTTGCGCCGCGACCATAAAAATTGTATTTTTGAGCCTATTTCAAAAGCAATGGAAAAATTAAAACGACGTTGGGGCGTTTCTTCCAACTTCCAGTTAGTCATCATTTTTACCGTATTTGCCATAACCGGATCAACAGCTTCTTACCTGTCGAAACCGTTAGTGGAATGGCTTGGCATCACCAAAGACAACCTCACACCGTGGCTCTACTGGCCGTTACGCATTGTGATCATTCTTCCGGTATACAAAGTGCTATTGGTTATTATCGGAACTATCTTTGGTCAATTTACCTTTTTCTGGAATTTCGTTAAAAAGATGCTCCGCCATATGGGACTCGGATTCCTTTTTAAAAAGAAAGAATAAATTACATCGCATCACTCACAACATCTGACTAAAACACAACACCTGACCCGTTTTGAAAACCTGTCAGGTGTAACATAGAATAAAAAAAGAGGCTTATTACAGCCTCTTTTCTCTTTCTTCTTTCATCTATAATCTAATCGTTATTCCTGTTTTCGGATTACATAGGTGTAAATCCATGTCAGCGTAAATGTTGGAATAAAATCCAGTCCGGGCATCAATTCTTCTACAAAAGCAAAGATCCCTCCTACCGTACCAATCGTGCCTTTATACATCCGTGCGAGGATAAAACCCGCAATTGGTGCCCAGGCGATGTCCAGAAACTCCCCTAAAAACGGAAGCAGATAGGTCATACACCCGATCAGGTCGAAAAGGATACTCAACATCAGTTTCCGCTGTTTGTCGGCCGCGGCTGCTTTTACCTGAATTTCAGTCATTTTACTACTTTTTTTAGACTATATAACGCAAAATCAATGCCAAAATTATTTAAGCATCGATTTATAGTTTTTACGTAACTTGTCTAATTTCGGATTAATCACCGCCATACAATACGGTTGCGACTTGTTCTGGTTGTAATAATCCTGATGGTAATCTTCGGCCGGATAAAATGTCGTCGCCTGACTTACTTTTGTCACCACCTTTTTACCATAAATATTTTGATCATTTAAAAGCTTGATAAAATTTTCAGCGGCTTTTTTCTGAGCGTCATCATGGTAAAAGATTTCGCTGCGATATTGGGTTCCTACATCGGCACCCTGACGGTTTAACGTAGTCGGATCGTGTGTCGCAAAAAAGACCTCTAAGATATCTTCATATGAAATCTGCGTCGGATCAAACGTGATCTCAATCGCTTCCGCATGACCGGTCGTTCCGGTACACACTTCTTTATACGTTGGATTTTTAACCGTTCCGCCCGTATAACCGGACACTACTTTTTTCACGCCTTTTAATTCCAAAAACAGGGCTTCCGTACACCAAAAGCAACCTCCGGCCACCGTGGCCACTTGCAATCCTTTTTGTTCGTTCATTGTATTTATCGCTTTGTTTTTTTCGGCACTTATTTTTTTATCACTGGATTGGCACGACAGCGCCCCAAGTGAAATGAGTAATACAAAAATAGTTTTCATAGCTTTAGTTTTTATCAAAATTAATCAAATCCGAAAGGAGATATTTTGTTGTTAACGAAACTTTATATCTATACGGAATTATATGAGCTACGGATTTCATTTTACTCAAAATCTTCGTTTCTTTGTAGAAATTCACTAAAATGATACAGGCTAAGAATATTCATAAATATTACGACAAACTTCATGTGCTGAAAGGCGTTGATCTGCATATCCAAAAGGGCGAAATCGTTTCGATTGTTGGGGCTTCCGGAGCCGGAAAAACCACACTGTTGCAAATTTTGGGTACGTTGGACAAACCAACCGTGGAAAGCGGCACTTCGTTGCTGATCAATAATGAGGATATCCTGAAAATGAATGATAAGGCGTTGTCGAAATTCCGTAACCAACAACTGGGTTTTATTTTCCAGTTTCACCAGCTTTTACCGGAATTTACCGCACTTGAAAATGTTTGCATTCCCGCTTTTATCGCTGGTAAAGAAAAAAAAGAAGTGGAAGACGAAGCCATCAAATTATTGAATTATCTAGGATTATACCACCGGATGAACCACAAACCGGGGGAACTTTCTGGTGGAGAACAACAACGTGTGGCCGTAGCCCGCTCATTGATCAATAAACCTGCCGTGATTTTTGCCGATGAACCGTCCGGAAATCTGGATACGCATTCGGCCGAAAACCTACATCAGTTGTTTTTCAAACTACGGGACGAATTTGGACAAACATTTGTCATCGTAACCCATAACGAAGAGTTGGCCAATATGGCCGATCGTAAATTGGTGATGGTGGACGGACAAATTAGCAGACAATCTTTATAATGAAAACCACACATCCGGAACTGGCGCTTGACGAGCTGCAATCGTTTTTAAACGAAAAAGTGGCCTTGTACAATCATCCCGATTTTATCGAATCCGATCCGATCCAGATTCCGCATTTGTATTCGCAAAAAGAAGATATCGAAATTGCCGGTTTTCTAAGTGCGACGATCGCCTGGGGAAACCGTAAGATGATTATCAAAAACGCACAACGGATGATGGATTTGATGGGCAATTCGCCTTATGATTTTGTGATGTCGCATACCGACGATCAGCTGGAACGTATGGAAAGCTTTGTCCACCGGACGTTTAATGGTACCGATATGGTCTTTTTCATCAAAAGCCTGCAAAACATCTACCACAATCATAACGGACTCGAAGCGGTGTTCGCACAACATCAGCAACCCGATTCGATGCAGCCGGGTATTTCGGAATTTAAACGGGTCTTTTTTGAAATCGAACATCAAAATCGGACGCAAAAGCATATTTCCGATCCGGTAAACGGATCGGCCGCCAAACGGATCAACATGTTTCTGCGTTGGATGGCCCGAAACGACAACAAAGGCGTGGATTTAGGCATCTGGAAATCGATTTCTCCTGCGGCCTTATCCTGTCCGCTGGATGTACATTCCGGAAACGTCGCCCGCAAACTCGGACTTTTAACCCGTAAACAAAACGATGGTAAAGCCTTAGCCGAATTAGACCGCAATCTCCGTCTTATGGATCCCAACGATCCGGTAAAATATGACTTTGCGTTGTTTGGGTTGGGCGTTTTTGAGGGGTTTAAGTAGGGTTTAGTACGTTTTTACACCTGACCCGTTTTGAAAACGGGTCAGGTGTAGTACAACATACCTACTATACCAACAACTTTTTATTTTCTCAATTCTGAGAAAAATTAACACACTCATTGTGTCAGATTATTATATTTGTGTAGCATCTATCATCGCAAAATTTTACCAGCAATGAGTCTCAACAATAAAACTCGTCAAAACTGTCCACACTGCGATTCCGAGCAGGAGCTAAACTACTACCAATCGGTAAATGTCACCTTAAATCCCGAGTTAAAAAATAAAATACTGATAGGCAGATTAAACGAAAGTACGTGTACGAATTGCCATAAAGGAATTAATATTGTCTCCGGTTTTTTGTATCACGATATGTCCCAAAAAATCATGTTGGAGTTAGCATTAGCCGATGACTATAGCATTGATCATAAGGAAGAGGAAGTCAAAAATCAAATGCGGGATAAGCTTATAGAACAGGGCTATATCTATCGTAAACTAAAACACTATTACCGACTAATTGAAAAGATTACAATTTTTGATCAAAATTTAAACGATCTTGTGGTCGAAGAAGTAGCCGTTCGTATGAAGGCGATTTTAGATGAATCCATTAAGGAAATAGCTCATACCGAAAGTAATTCCGATTTTAAGGTGCTTTTTAAAAAAATAGAAAGCAGTGTATTGAAAAAAGAAATTGTTTTTAACTGCTTTACACATCCGCGTCAGATGATGGAAATGAAATATGACTTCGAGAATCTTACTTCGGATGAAAAAAATAATTTATACAATCAGGATATACTTCGGAAATAAAAACACCTTACATCATCGCAATGATACCCTACATTCACCATTATACCGATGCAAACGGAATCAAAATAACGATCGAAAAAGAGACATCCGATTACCTACCGGACTATCTTTTTGAGACGTATTCCGAAAACGACATTATTATCCACAAAAAAACCTACATCAATGGCGAATTGTCCAATATTTCCTTTTATGCCTATTCGGAAGCGGATATTGATCGTCTGGTACATGCGGAAAACGGCATGGTGTCTATTACTTTTATGTATCATCAAAACACCTATAAAGTCACCGAAAATTTAACCTATATTGATCATCTCCTAACCGACAAAAGGATCACGGTTGAAGATGCGAATACCAATATTATTTGTTATAAAAAATACGAACCGAAAGAAGGCGTATTAACTTGTGTCCTTACCGATAAAAGCTACTACAAAGATAACGTCAACATTTATGATTTCGAGTATTATCCCGATGGTAGCTGTTTTATGATCACAAGTGTACAAACCTATCAGGAGGATATTTTTGCCTGGGATATCGGAACCGACGCGACCAATTTTACCTGGAATGGTTTTGAATATTATCAAAATGCCGAACCGTTGATTCCCGAAAAATAAAACAGGATCGCTACACCTGATTGCTACACCTGACCCGTTTTGGAAACCTGTCAGGTGTAATAAGACAACTCCCCCCTTCTCTAGGTCATTGCGGCCGATAATTGTAATACGTCATTATTTAGGTGTATCTTTAATTCACACTCTAAATTATACGCCATGACTACAACAACGAAAGACAAAAACAAGAAAATTCATCAGGGACGTAATATCAAACGGTTCCGCGAAATGCTCGGCATGAAACAGGATGCTTTAGCATTTGAAATGGGCGAGGATTGGAATCAGCAAAAAATATCGCTTTTGGAACAAAAAGAAACCATAGAGAAAGAAATACTACAAAAGCTTTCCGAAATTTTAAAGATCCCTATTAACGCTATCGAAAATTTTGATGAAGAGTCGGCTATCAATATTATTACCAATACTGTAAACAATAGCGATACCGCTTCAGGCACTTTGAATTATACTACCATCAACATCAATCCTGTTGAAAAATGGCTGGAAGCGCTCGATGAAAATAAAAAGTTATACGAACGCTTATTGGAAACTGAAAAGGAAAAAGTGGCTTTAATGGAAAAGTTACTCAACAAATAATCCCTATACCTGACCCGTTTTTGAAACCTGTCAGGTATAGAAAGTAAGACAATCAAACCCTACTATAAGTCATTTCTGCTAACAATCCTAATAAGCCATTATTTGGTTGTATCTTTAATTCACGCTCTAAATTATACGCCATGACTACAACAACGAAAGACAAAAACAAGAAAATTCATCAGGGACGTAATATCAAACGGTTCCGCGAGATGCTCGGTATGAAACAGGATGCTTTGGCATTTGAAATGGGCGAGGATTGGAATCAGCAAAAAATATCGCTTTTGGAACAAAAAGAAACTATAGAGAAAGAAATACTACAAAGGCTTTCCGAAATTTTAAAGATCCCAATTAACGCTATCGAAAGTTTTGATGAAGAGTCGGCTATTAATATTATTTCTAATACTGTAAATAATAGCGATACCGCTACCGGCAATTCGCTTTACAACAATTATCCAACTTTTAATATCAATCCGGTTGAAAAATGGCTGGAGGCGCTCGATGAAAATAAAAAGTTATACGAACGCTTATTGGAAACCGAAAAGCAATTAGTGACTTCCGAAAAAGAAAAAGTGGCTTTATTGGAAAAACTACTTGAGAAATAGTTTGGAAAACGTCACCTGAAAAGCTTTTAAAAACGGGTCAGGTATAATGAGTGAATAGCTACTAGTTGCCTAAATAATCCTTGATATACGGATTATTTAAAGACAGTAATTCTTCTTTGTATTTAGCTACAAAGCTTCTAATTTCAATTATTGATCTTCTACTTTGAAAGTTATGTTGATGGGTTGCGTCAACATTCGCATGGCAAAGTGTACAAAGACATTCTAAATTTTCTCTTGCATTTAATTGCTTATTACCATTTTTATGATGAACCTGTATATAACGTTGGTCCATTATTTTTTCAATTTTTAGATTGCAATTATTGCATGTAAAATTATTTTCAATTCGAAACTTTTTACTGATCTGTCGCCAGCTTTTCACATAGCCAAAAATATCCAGCTCGACATTAAAATCACTTTTCTCCTGTATGTCCAATAAATCAAAAAAGCCCTGGGAATTATTATAATTTTCGACACTGGCTTTCGCTCTGCATTTACTACACAACCGCAACTCCACCTGATCATGTCGCTCTTTTGTAACTCTATCTTCTAAATCAACCGTATTCGAATTGTGCCAAAAATAATGCCCATCAAACCTTCCTTTGAATCTTTGATCATCAATTACATGACAGTTTGTAATATGAAAACTCGGATACCCATAACGCGCTACATCGGGCGCTTTTATATACATATATCCTTTATGTTCTATCCCATTAATAGTAAGATAAACACCATCGTCTTTAAACTTTACGTTTCCCCTTTTTTCCTCCTCAGTTAAATCTTTCCGAACAACTTGAAATCGGCTTTCTGTTAGTTTAGGATAACCCGATTGATCCAACTTATCGGACAAACCTGTAAAATCGTATAGCTTTTGTTTTGTATCCATAACCTTTACTCTTTCATTTGCTTCAAGACCTTATCAACTAAAACTTCACTCGATGTAATTATTCGGAATTCTACCCGTCTTGAATTTTCTTTATGTACCGGTTTATTCGAAATATAAGTAAGGTGTTTTTCCCCATCCAAGGTTCTCCCATACGAAAGTCCGTTTGCCGTAATCCAGAATTGAAGCATCTGTTCTCTTTCCGGACTAAGTTTTTGATAAAAACCCAGACTTCGTAAAAACGACAACACTTTTCGCGATCTGTCCTGAGACAATTTTATATTATCAATATACGGATCATTGGTTTCGTGTATGGCGACGTTATCAGTATGTCCCTCTATCCTAACTTCGGATATTTTTCCTTTGTATTTGTCCTGTAATAAGATTGACAGATACTTTGGAAAAAATTCTGATAATATTGATTTGAATTTTTCCGTTATATCGGATTTTCCCGATTGAAATAAAACTTCCGGATTGGTAAACTTAATCGATAAATCTTTATCCAATTCCAGATTCCACTCTTTAAAATCATCCTTAAACTCATTCTTCAGTTCATTATACAAACTCTCTTTTGTCGCCCTATAATCCTGAAATATTTTATCCTGTTCATTTTTCTGATATTGTAATAACCCCATGTAGGCAATCGAAATAAACAAAAAAACCACCATTAAAACAGTCATCAAATCGGCATACGGAATCCAAAAGTTTTCTTTTTTATTGCCCATTTTCTAAGTATTAGCTGGAATAAATCGTTGTATGCATAAATCGAGATTCGTCAACGTTTCACTTAACCGGTCGTAAAACTCATTATTAATATTGGTTAAATCTTCACCTAAGGAAGTACTTGTAGTTTTAATAATACCGACAGCATTGGCCATTTCCTCTCTGTATTTTTTCCAAACATCACTATTCATATCTCTGAATTCTTCCAACTTCACAATCAATATATCGGCACTATCTTTAAAATTCCGTTCTGTTCGCACCCATTCGTTCAGTTTGTTTGTGGTTTCATCAAAACTTTCTGTAGTTTCTTTTAGCGTATCTATTGTAGCGACCAGATTACTCGTAATCGCAGAGAATTTATTATCCGAAATCATTACTTTATCCAATGTATCAATCAATTGTACCAACTTACTATTATCGGCTACTAATGACTTGGCATTGTCAGCAACTTCAGATAGTGTTTTTGACGACGTATCGAACATTTCTGTTGTTTCCTGGAACTTTTCTGTCAGTTTTGCAATCTGTTCTTTATTTTCTTTTTGCCAATCGTTCAAATTTTGCACACTTGCGTTTAGCTCTGAGAAGTTTTCCTGAACCAATTTATTGATCAATTCATTCATCTGAGCATTAAACTGCTCAGTCACACTCTTCATTACTTCAACTAATGCTTCCGTATTATTTTGTGCCAGCAATTCTGAAAACTCATCAAATTTTTTAGCTATAAGTGTATTGTTTTTAGTCATTGCCGTAATAATTTGTGCCGTATTATTGT from Flavobacterium sp. WV_118_3 harbors:
- a CDS encoding phosphoheptose isomerase, which produces MQLEHKDNVSPVLKDGIKNYLIDIDGTITDDIPNEEPERMATCLPFPDALETINKWYDEGHIICFFTSRTEAHREVTEQWLQKHGFRYHSILMGKPRGGNYHWIDNHLVKATRYNGKFTDLVDKEVVIQVFKD
- the serC gene encoding 3-phosphoserine/phosphohydroxythreonine transaminase — its product is MKKHNFSAGPCILPQEVFQKASEAVLDFNGTGLSVLEISHRSKEFVAVMEEARALALDLLGLSGKGYHAVFLQGGASMEFLRVPYNLMTVNGKAAYLDTGTWASGAIKEAKAFGETTVVASSKPENYNYIPKTFEIPTDADYFHCTSNNTIYGTQMNSFPETNVPLVCDMSSDIFSRTLDFSKFDLIYAGAQKNMGPAGTTLVVIKEGLLNKTGRSIPNILNYQQHIDKESMYNTPPVFAVYTSLLTLKWLQNLGGIPAIEKINEAKAALLYNEIDRNPLFKGTAATEDRSKMNATFLLENEAHTALFDNLWKNAGVSGLNGHRSVGGYRASMYNALPLESVQVLVDAMKELERIA
- a CDS encoding D-2-hydroxyacid dehydrogenase; this translates as MKVLANDGLSQSGIKALEAGGFEVITTKVAQEQVANYINKHLIDVVLVRSATKIRKDIIDSCPTLKVIGRGGVGMDNIDVAYAREKGLHVINTPAASSESVAELVFAHLFSGARFLHDANRNMPLDGDTQFNSLKKAYANGIELRGKTIGIIGFGRIGREVARMALGLGMKVIATDKYVEEATIKVDFYNGQFINVDIETEPMEDVLRHSDFISLHVPAQDDYIIGKAEFDLMKQDVGIINCARGGVIDEVALIDALEDEKVLFAGLDVFEEEPTPAIQVLMHPKISLTPHIGAATLEAQERIGTELAEQIISLLKNDA
- a CDS encoding DUF6146 family protein; amino-acid sequence: MKKLLYSGILFFLIVLWSCNTPRPVTAADRAEIDPTATTNDTIRIANDELQYEIIIIDPGFNSWLIARAKPRGFYDQKYLEVRNLDWVTGWNTHVTGLKPGQENLFTMNIDYNSGTDYGYEVNYLLYNYLVYFQLKNNIRLGGFAPRP
- a CDS encoding DUF6787 family protein; this encodes MEKLKRRWGVSSNFQLVIIFTVFAITGSTASYLSKPLVEWLGITKDNLTPWLYWPLRIVIILPVYKVLLVIIGTIFGQFTFFWNFVKKMLRHMGLGFLFKKKE
- the msrA gene encoding peptide-methionine (S)-S-oxide reductase MsrA — its product is MKTIFVLLISLGALSCQSSDKKISAEKNKAINTMNEQKGLQVATVAGGCFWCTEALFLELKGVKKVVSGYTGGTVKNPTYKEVCTGTTGHAEAIEITFDPTQISYEDILEVFFATHDPTTLNRQGADVGTQYRSEIFYHDDAQKKAAENFIKLLNDQNIYGKKVVTKVSQATTFYPAEDYHQDYYNQNKSQPYCMAVINPKLDKLRKNYKSMLK
- a CDS encoding ABC transporter ATP-binding protein → MIQAKNIHKYYDKLHVLKGVDLHIQKGEIVSIVGASGAGKTTLLQILGTLDKPTVESGTSLLINNEDILKMNDKALSKFRNQQLGFIFQFHQLLPEFTALENVCIPAFIAGKEKKEVEDEAIKLLNYLGLYHRMNHKPGELSGGEQQRVAVARSLINKPAVIFADEPSGNLDTHSAENLHQLFFKLRDEFGQTFVIVTHNEELANMADRKLVMVDGQISRQSL
- a CDS encoding TIGR02757 family protein, which produces MALDELQSFLNEKVALYNHPDFIESDPIQIPHLYSQKEDIEIAGFLSATIAWGNRKMIIKNAQRMMDLMGNSPYDFVMSHTDDQLERMESFVHRTFNGTDMVFFIKSLQNIYHNHNGLEAVFAQHQQPDSMQPGISEFKRVFFEIEHQNRTQKHISDPVNGSAAKRINMFLRWMARNDNKGVDLGIWKSISPAALSCPLDVHSGNVARKLGLLTRKQNDGKALAELDRNLRLMDPNDPVKYDFALFGLGVFEGFK
- a CDS encoding CpXC domain-containing protein; translation: MSLNNKTRQNCPHCDSEQELNYYQSVNVTLNPELKNKILIGRLNESTCTNCHKGINIVSGFLYHDMSQKIMLELALADDYSIDHKEEEVKNQMRDKLIEQGYIYRKLKHYYRLIEKITIFDQNLNDLVVEEVAVRMKAILDESIKEIAHTESNSDFKVLFKKIESSVLKKEIVFNCFTHPRQMMEMKYDFENLTSDEKNNLYNQDILRK
- a CDS encoding helix-turn-helix transcriptional regulator, which codes for MTTTTKDKNKKIHQGRNIKRFREMLGMKQDALAFEMGEDWNQQKISLLEQKETIEKEILQKLSEILKIPINAIENFDEESAINIITNTVNNSDTASGTLNYTTININPVEKWLEALDENKKLYERLLETEKEKVALMEKLLNK
- a CDS encoding helix-turn-helix transcriptional regulator, producing MTTTTKDKNKKIHQGRNIKRFREMLGMKQDALAFEMGEDWNQQKISLLEQKETIEKEILQRLSEILKIPINAIESFDEESAINIISNTVNNSDTATGNSLYNNYPTFNINPVEKWLEALDENKKLYERLLETEKQLVTSEKEKVALLEKLLEK
- a CDS encoding OmpA family protein; translation: MGNKKENFWIPYADLMTVLMVVFLFISIAYMGLLQYQKNEQDKIFQDYRATKESLYNELKNEFKDDFKEWNLELDKDLSIKFTNPEVLFQSGKSDITEKFKSILSEFFPKYLSILLQDKYKGKISEVRIEGHTDNVAIHETNDPYIDNIKLSQDRSRKVLSFLRSLGFYQKLSPEREQMLQFWITANGLSYGRTLDGEKHLTYISNKPVHKENSRRVEFRIITSSEVLVDKVLKQMKE
- a CDS encoding MotA/TolQ/ExbB proton channel family protein, with the protein product MIEISFAAIVFVLWTFFAVLYYKRYKKYCVSNGDKKQKKWTNEYIFETIPSVFPTLGIFCTALGITIGIWDFNTNDIQGSIPQLLGGLKLAFLATMAGIVGLIVFQKWGAIIQKEIEDNPNKQKKYTDELNAISELNLSIHKLHEDNNKHFEKLSDSFEKVLNEKIEALEGELKAVVKTLNTNHKSLLNSSENINNGIVKLSDEFVEGSVTANNNTAQIITAMTKNNTLIAKKFDEFSELLAQNNTEALVEVMKSVTEQFNAQMNELINKLVQENFSELNASVQNLNDWQKENKEQIAKLTEKFQETTEMFDTSSKTLSEVADNAKSLVADNSKLVQLIDTLDKVMISDNKFSAITSNLVATIDTLKETTESFDETTNKLNEWVRTERNFKDSADILIVKLEEFRDMNSDVWKKYREEMANAVGIIKTTSTSLGEDLTNINNEFYDRLSETLTNLDLCIQRFIPANT